A genomic window from Planctomycetota bacterium includes:
- a CDS encoding cation:dicarboxylase symporter family transporter, protein MTDASNASTSPKPGGAWVLTLLILAGLVVGGIVGELLFRHYEGHVPAGLLEAFSFIGSTVFMGLLKMVLVPLVGSSVVVGVASIGDPAQLGRVGGWTLLYYFSTMAIAVILGVILVTALAPGDPNHDGTGIGAAIIQQGESAYAQESGSKREHIESTGKGGILGAFKNIASQMIPDNPLGAAADGQLLPVIAFSLVLGIVLTVIGPAGKPLIAVSEALFVAMMKLVEWILWLAPVGVTALVAWTVARIGLASLGGPLMIYVITVLAGLFIHGVITLPLILFVFGRTNPYVFMNRMREALMTAFGTDSSSATLPVTIECAEKLGGCSRRASRFVLPLGATINMDGTALYEAVAVVFLFQCYGIHLGPVELGIIVITATLAAVGAAGIPSAGLVTMVIVVEAVNNSLGGEKHLPLAAVGIILGIDRLLDMCRTVVNVWGDAVGAKIITRIAPDSE, encoded by the coding sequence ATGACCGACGCTTCCAATGCTTCGACTTCGCCCAAACCGGGCGGCGCGTGGGTGCTGACGCTGCTGATTCTCGCCGGGCTCGTCGTCGGCGGCATCGTCGGCGAACTGCTCTTCCGACACTACGAAGGCCACGTCCCGGCGGGCCTGCTCGAAGCGTTTTCGTTCATCGGATCGACCGTCTTCATGGGCCTTTTGAAAATGGTCCTCGTGCCGCTCGTCGGCTCCAGCGTCGTCGTCGGCGTCGCCTCCATCGGCGACCCCGCCCAACTCGGTCGCGTCGGCGGGTGGACACTGCTCTACTACTTTTCCACGATGGCGATCGCCGTCATCCTCGGCGTCATCCTCGTCACCGCGCTGGCCCCCGGTGATCCGAATCACGACGGCACCGGCATCGGGGCCGCCATTATCCAGCAGGGCGAATCCGCCTACGCGCAGGAGTCGGGCTCCAAACGCGAGCACATCGAATCGACCGGCAAGGGCGGTATCCTCGGCGCATTCAAAAACATCGCGTCACAGATGATCCCCGACAACCCGCTCGGCGCGGCGGCCGACGGTCAGCTCCTGCCGGTCATCGCCTTCTCATTGGTCCTCGGCATCGTGCTGACCGTGATCGGCCCGGCGGGCAAGCCGCTGATCGCCGTCAGCGAAGCGCTCTTTGTCGCCATGATGAAACTCGTGGAGTGGATTCTCTGGCTCGCGCCAGTCGGCGTGACGGCGCTGGTGGCGTGGACGGTGGCGCGGATCGGGCTGGCGAGTCTGGGCGGGCCGCTGATGATCTATGTCATTACCGTGCTGGCGGGGCTTTTCATTCATGGCGTCATCACGCTGCCGTTGATTCTCTTCGTGTTCGGCCGGACGAATCCTTATGTGTTCATGAACCGGATGCGCGAGGCGCTGATGACGGCGTTCGGCACGGATTCGAGCAGCGCGACGCTGCCGGTCACGATCGAATGCGCCGAAAAGCTCGGCGGATGCTCCCGGCGGGCGAGCCGCTTCGTGCTCCCGCTGGGCGCGACGATCAACATGGACGGCACCGCGCTGTATGAAGCCGTCGCGGTCGTTTTTTTGTTTCAGTGCTACGGGATTCACCTGGGCCCCGTCGAACTGGGCATCATCGTCATCACCGCCACCCTCGCCGCCGTCGGCGCCGCGGGCATCCCCTCCGCCGGTTTGGTCACGATGGTCATCGTCGTCGAAGCGGTGAACAATTCACTGGGCGGCGAAAAACATTTACCTCTCGCGGCGGTGGGCATCATCCTCGGCATCGACCGCCTGCTGGATATGTGCCGCACCGTGGTCAACGTCTGGGGCGACGCCGTGGGCGCGAAGATCATTACGCGGATCGCGCCGGACAGCGAGTGA